Proteins encoded by one window of Pseudonocardia alni:
- the thrC gene encoding threonine synthase — MPVQPDWTVVTLGEGGTPLLPAPRLSELTGCQVYLKVDGANPTGSFKDRGMTMAVTAALADGKSSVLCASTGNTSASAAAYATRAGMTCAVLVPTGKIALGKLAQAVAHGARILQIDGNFDDCLELARKTTADYPAIALVNSVNPTRIAGQASAAYEICDQLGRAPDVHCLPVGNAGNITAYWHGYRGYHADGVIPALPRMFGFQAAGAAPLVHGAPVSDPETIATAIRIGAPASWKGATTARDESNGKFAAVTDDEILAAYRMLSAQEGVFVEPASASSVAGLLQSHADGSLPPGSLVVCTVTGHGLKDPDTALLTAPDPEIVPIDPGAVAAALELA; from the coding sequence ATGCCGGTGCAGCCGGACTGGACCGTTGTGACGCTGGGGGAGGGCGGCACGCCGCTGCTGCCGGCCCCCCGGCTGTCGGAGCTGACCGGCTGCCAGGTCTACCTGAAGGTCGACGGCGCCAACCCGACCGGCTCGTTCAAGGACCGCGGCATGACGATGGCGGTCACCGCCGCGCTCGCCGACGGCAAGTCCAGCGTGCTGTGCGCCTCCACCGGCAACACCTCGGCGTCGGCGGCCGCCTACGCCACCCGTGCCGGGATGACCTGTGCGGTGCTCGTGCCGACCGGGAAGATCGCGCTGGGCAAGCTCGCCCAGGCCGTCGCGCACGGCGCCCGGATCCTGCAGATCGACGGCAACTTCGACGACTGCCTGGAGCTGGCCCGCAAGACGACCGCCGACTACCCGGCGATCGCGCTGGTCAACTCGGTGAACCCGACCCGGATCGCCGGCCAGGCCTCGGCCGCCTACGAGATCTGCGACCAGCTGGGCCGCGCCCCGGACGTGCACTGCCTGCCGGTCGGCAACGCCGGCAACATCACCGCGTACTGGCACGGCTACCGGGGCTACCACGCCGACGGCGTCATCCCCGCGCTGCCGCGGATGTTCGGGTTCCAGGCCGCCGGCGCCGCACCGCTGGTGCACGGCGCCCCGGTGAGCGACCCCGAGACGATCGCGACCGCCATCCGGATCGGTGCCCCCGCCTCGTGGAAGGGCGCGACCACCGCGCGCGACGAGTCGAACGGGAAGTTCGCCGCCGTCACCGACGACGAGATCCTCGCCGCCTACCGGATGCTGTCCGCGCAGGAGGGCGTGTTCGTCGAGCCCGCATCGGCGTCCAGCGTCGCCGGGCTGCTGCAGAGCCACGCCGACGGGTCGCTGCCCCCCGGCTCCCTCGTGGTGTGCACGGTGACCGGGCACGGCCTGAAGGACCCCGACACCGCTCTGCTCACCGCGCCGGACCCGGAGATCGTCCCGATCGACCCCGGGGCGGTCGCGGCGGCGCTCGAGCTGGCCTGA